In a genomic window of Penaeus monodon isolate SGIC_2016 chromosome 27, NSTDA_Pmon_1, whole genome shotgun sequence:
- the LOC119590544 gene encoding conserved oligomeric Golgi complex subunit 5-like (The sequence of the model RefSeq protein was modified relative to this genomic sequence to represent the inferred CDS: added 34 bases not found in genome assembly): MSATVFKEFQEDATYAPFLEEDFDVQSHTSQMVQGVVIAEQLNKLTLGINRLEREIESQVGSHYEDLLSQATGVETLEDVLNTMHTRIQTLLAGVERLRVRVVDPYQRVEKHTLILGRLQATCELLRRVIRCLMLSQRLQQQLANGPRDITKAASSLSELDHLGRDVDLTGLEVLERDQRLVRQARSDVEKQAVAMMDRGMEAQNQTQVATALQVFHNLGILVPSVEKVLESLITRLNNSVSLSLDVNALTQMNQDTKKAGPGKAIMPAPGQSAQFRASLWSNLEKLMDDIYHVCVQTSHLHKVLAKKRDPVTHVCFLDEVQRHSNSDLFTRVWRNITRILTEEFAKAAQDSPFIRQALEVDYPKLVRLYGDLWRRLEGISLEMRHAATDISASGIDGDVGEEDEVDKRDKKIEEFDPEQALRHTLVPLEKAYLSRSLSRLFDPVNLMFAAQDAPPAKDEVDALIKTITSELNISAVDKSLSETVARNVVKTLQLFCTKCEQLLVTDGEASQVIGTPTAGQALNGAVVNQLLYVRSQIERTASATLAHLPQPVTNTLLQALPPIDALMASAVQPLFLSITQAVEAIILTMHNEDFSGGDTGGSDSQCSLYMKELQGFINRVATDYVAIYQPSAIIKENVHMLACRCLELFVRHASLLRPIGDGGKLRLAADFAQMELAINPLCSRPSELGKPYRIVRTFRPLLFQTTDHISASPSIGDVIPFSVILHFLFAKAPPELRSPHQTAGWSVSRYSNWLDEHRDERERLQLVRGALEAYVANVRSRNLTQFAPVYPVMLKLLERGMSAHGMSSAS; encoded by the exons ATGTCGGCTACAGTGTTTAAAGAATTTCAGGAAGATG CTACGTATGCACCCTTTCTGGAGGAGGACTTCGATGTCCAAAGCCACACTAGTCAGATGGTTCAAGGTGTTGTCATTGCCGAACAGCTGAATAAACTTACTCTTG GAATTAACCGCCTAGAACGGGAGATAGAGAGCCAGGTTGGGAGCCACTATGAAGACCTTTTGTCACAGGCTACTGGAGTGGAGACACTAGAGGATGTTCTGAATACAATGCATACCAGAATCCAG ACACTTCTGGCTGGAGTGGAGAGGCTAAGAGTGCGAGTTGTGGATCCGTACCAGAGAGTGGAGAAGCACACACTCATTCTGGGCAGACTTCAGGCCACCTGTGAGCTCTTGAGAAGGGTCATACGCTGTCTCATGTTGTCGCAGAGGCTACAGCAGCAACTTGCTAACGGACCTCGAGATATAACAAAAGCAGCAAGCAGTCTGAGTGAACTAG ACCACCTGGGTCGTGATGTGGATTTAACAGGGCTGGAGGTTCTGGAAAGGGATCAGAGACTAGTGCGGCAAGCTCGTTCTGACGTGGAGAAGCAGGCAGTGGCGATGATGGACCGTGGCATGGAGGCACAAAACCAAACACAG GTTGCAACAGCTCTGCAGGTGTTCCATAACTTGGGCATTCTCGTTCCAAGTGTCGAGAAGGTGCTAGAATCCCTGATCACTCGCCTCAACAATAGTGTGTCCCTTTCGCTCGATGTCAATGCACTCACTCAGATGAATCAGGATACAAAGAAAG CTGGTCCTGGGAAAGCTATTATGCCTGCACCAGGACAGTCTGCACAGTTTAGAGCCTCTTTGTGGTCAAATCTGGAGAAGCTGATGGATGATATATACCACGTGTGCGTTCAGACATCACATCTTCACAAG GTCTTAGCAAAGAAAAGGGATCCTGTGACTCACGTCTGCTTTTTGGACGAGGTGCAGCGTCACAGCAACAGTGACTTGTTCACACGGGTATGGAGGAACATCACCCGCATCTTGACGGAAGAATTTGCAAAGGCTGCTCAGG ATTCTCCGTTCATCCGCCAAGCCCTGGAAGTGGACTACCCCAAGCTGGTCCGCCTTTATGGGGATTTGTGGCGGAGGCTGGAGGGCATCAGCCTGGAGATGAGGCACGCGGCCACAGACATTTCTGCTTCTGGAATAGATGGAGACGTTGGC TTGAGGAGTTTGA TCCAGAACAAGCTCTACGACATACCTTGGTGCCACTAGAGAAAGCCTACCTCTCCAGATCTCTGTCTCGCCTCTTCGATCCTGTCAACCTTATGTTTGCTGCCCAAGATGCCCCCCCAGCGAAGGATGAGGTTGATGCCTTAATAAAAACTATTACAAG TGAGCTGAACATATCTGCAGTTGACAAATCACTGAGTGAGACTGTGGCAAGAAATGTTGTAAAGACACTACAACTTTTCTGTACTAAGTGTGAGCAGTTGTTGGTCACAGACGGGGAGGCCAGTCAAGTTATTG GTACCCCAACTGCTGGTCAGGCCTTGAACGGAGCAGTGGTAAACCAGCTCCTGTATGTCAGAAGTCAAATAGAACGCACGGCCTCAGCCACTCTTGCCCATCTGCCACAGCCTGTCACCAATACCCTCCTGCAG GCCCTTCCACCCATAGATGCTCTCATGGCATCTGCAGTGcagcccctcttcctctccattacACAAGCAGTGGAAGCCATCATCCTAACAATGCATAATGAGGACTTTTCTGG AGGAGATACAGGTGGCAGTGACTCCCAGTGTTCACTCTACATGAAAGAGCTCCAGGGATTTATCAACCGAGTAGCAACAGATTACGTTGCTATTTACCAGCCGTCAGCAATTATAAAGGAAAA TGTGCATATGCTAGCGTGCAGATGCCTAGAATTATTTGTACGTCATGCAAGTCTGTTGCGTCCAATAGGAGACGGTGGAAAACTGCGACTAGCAGCAGACTTTGCCCAG ATGGAACTGGCCATCAACCCTCTATGCAGCCGTCCATCAGAGCTGGGCAAGCCATACCGCATTGTGAGGACCTTCCGACCTCTGCTGTTCCAGACAACAGACCACATCAGCGCTTCGCCCAGCATTGGGGATGTCATTCCCTTCTCAGTCATCCTGCATTTCCTGTTTGCTAAGGCTCCTCCGGAACTTCGCTCTCCGCATCAG aCGGCTGGATGGTCAGTCAGCAGGTATAGCAACTGGCTGGATGAGCATCGTGATGAGCGCGAGAGATTGCAACTTGTGAGAGGTGCCCTGGAGGCGTACGTTGCCAATGTCAGATCCCGCAACCTCACACAGTTCGCCCCAGTGTATCCGGTCATGCTCAAGCTCTTGGAGAGAGGGATGAGTGCGCATGGAATGTCAAGTGCTTCTTAG